The Methylococcus sp. Mc7 genomic sequence ACAACTGCCGCTGTCGGCGGAAGTGCCGAGGACGCCCCGTCGCCAGTCCGGTGGAGTTCAAGACGGTGGTGCAATCGCCGGTCAAGAATCCGCCCAAACGCACCGCGCTGCCGGAGCATCTGCCGCGCGAGATCGTGGTGTTGCCGCTGTCGGCGGAAGATCGCCGGTGTCCTGAATGCGGCGAAGAGCGGCCGGTGATCGGCTACGAAAGTTCCGAGCGGCTGGACTACCTACCGGCCACCCTCAAGGTGGTCGAGACCCGCCGGGAAAAATGCGCCTGTTCCAAGTGCCAGGGGCAGCTGACCACGGTGCCGGCGAAGCCTGAGATTATCGAAGGGGCATCCCGCTGCCGGGTCTTCTGGCGCATCTGCTGATGGCCAAATACGGCTATCACCTGCCCCTCTACCGCATCGAGCAAATTTTTGCCCACCAGGGTGTGCCCATTGCCCGCACCACGTT encodes the following:
- a CDS encoding IS66 family transposase zinc-finger binding domain-containing protein, with the translated sequence MLPLSAEDRRCPECGEERPVIGYESSERLDYLPATLKVVETRREKCACSKCQGQLTTVPAKPEIIEGASRCRVFWRIC